The Hymenobacter oligotrophus genome segment CGAGCACAGGCAGCATGAGCACCGGCACTAGCACCGGCACCACCACCGATACGAACTCGTCGGGCACGATGGGCACCGGTACGAGCACCGGAACCAGCACAGGTACTATGTCGGGCTCGGGCACGGGTACCATGAGCACTGGCTCGGGTACGGGCACCAGCACCGGTACCATGAGCACCGGCTCGGGCACGATGAGCGGCAGCGGTACCTCTACTACCGGCACCAGCAGCGGCTCGATGTCGGGCACCGGCACCACTACCACCGACACGAACACCTCGACTACCACTACTACTACCGGCGCTGACGACATGCGCGTAGGCCGCCGCATGAAGCCCGGCAAAGAAGAAAAAATGAAGGCCAAGAAAGACAAGATGAAAATGAAGTCGGAGATGTAATTCCGGTTCATTTAAGCTGAAAAGCGGCTCCGGGTGCGTTGCACCCGGAGCCGCTTTTTTTTGCGGCCGGCCGTGCCAGGCGCAGCCCCCGGTAGGCGCCACGGGCAGCGGCACCTAGGGCCGCTGCTAGGCCAGCAGCTGCTGGTACTTGTCGTGGTTTTTCTGCACAAATTTGGCCATGTACGGGCACGAGGTGCGCACGCGCAGCTTTTCGCTGGCGGCCCAGTCGAGGGCTTGTTCGGCCAGGCGCTCGGCCACGCCCTTGCCGCGCAGCTCTTCGTCGACGTAGGTGTGTGCGAAATCGACAACGCCGGCTTCCGGCCGGCTGTACGAAAGCTCGCCTTCGTAGCCGTGCGAGGTGGCGTAAAACGTCTGGTCTTCGGGTTGGTGTTCGATGTGCATGGGTTGGCGGGCTAGGGAGTTGAAAGGTGCAGTAACTGGGCAGGCGGCGCGTTGGCGCTGCCCTCGTCGACCACAACCGCCTGTGTTACGTATAACGGGGCAGCCGTTGCCACCTGCCCGGCTTTGTTTTTTT includes the following:
- a CDS encoding GNAT family N-acetyltransferase — its product is MHIEHQPEDQTFYATSHGYEGELSYSRPEAGVVDFAHTYVDEELRGKGVAERLAEQALDWAASEKLRVRTSCPYMAKFVQKNHDKYQQLLA